From the Winogradskyella forsetii genome, the window AGAATATCTTTTCTAAAAACAACGATGGTACTTAAGGCTGTTGCAAAATGAAGAACAACGGTAAACATTAAGCTTTCTTCAGGAATAGCGTCACTACCAAGTATGGCTTTTCCTAGTTCTAAGTGACCACTAGAGGAAACTGGCAAGAACTCGGTAAGCCCTTGAATGATTCCTAAAATAATAGCATCTATAATTTCCATGGGCGCAAATGTATCATTTTAGAATAATGAAACGAGTCATAAGTAAGTAAAAGGCTATTATTTTTTGGATGCTTTATTCGGGTTTAAGAGAATGGCATACACCTGAATACCAAAGCCAATCAAGACCAAAGTAGGTGCTAGTCGAATACGTCTCCAACTGTAAATAGATTCGTCAAAAACATTTGGGTCGTCACTGCCTCCACCAGACATAAGGATAAAACCGATGACAATAAATGCCAAACCGATGAATAAGAATTTATAGTTTTTCTTCCCGAAGATGAATTCAGATTTAGAATCTTCCTTACGTTTTTGTTCTCCCATGGTCTTTTCAGCTATACGTTAGTATTGATTTTGGAATGCAAAGTAACAGTTTTATTTGTAATTGGTGCGTTAAGAGTTTGTGAATTTAAAGTTAGTAATACAACTGATCTGTCTTCAAATTTAAGAAACGTTGTGTGGCAATAAAGGTACTAATCCAGGTGATAAGAATGCCCAAAACGAAAATGCCAACAAATAAGGCGGCAATC encodes:
- a CDS encoding DUF3098 domain-containing protein, with the protein product MGEQKRKEDSKSEFIFGKKNYKFLFIGLAFIVIGFILMSGGGSDDPNVFDESIYSWRRIRLAPTLVLIGFGIQVYAILLNPNKASKK